One window from the genome of Gimesia aquarii encodes:
- a CDS encoding AtpZ/AtpI family protein, with protein sequence MDDQTPAEDDETPNRDLQPDHLQMQNQREIEKRIASQEIRKLKAKNEKHHTIWFGLGMFGLIGWSVAIPAVLGATIGMWIDSRWPTPYSWSLMLLIGGIALGCFNAWKWLHKEGGID encoded by the coding sequence ATGGATGATCAAACACCTGCAGAAGACGACGAAACTCCCAACAGAGATTTACAACCAGATCATTTGCAAATGCAAAATCAGAGGGAGATTGAAAAACGAATTGCTTCCCAGGAGATCCGTAAGCTCAAAGCAAAAAATGAAAAACATCACACCATCTGGTTTGGGCTTGGTATGTTTGGGCTCATTGGCTGGTCGGTCGCAATTCCCGCTGTCTTGGGAGCCACCATAGGCATGTGGATTGACTCACGCTGGCCGACGCCATACTCATGGAGTCTGATGTTGCTGATCGGTGGAATTGCCTTGGGTTGCTTTAATGCCTGGAAATGGTTGCATAAAGAAGGAGGAATCGATTGA
- a CDS encoding F0F1 ATP synthase subunit epsilon, whose protein sequence is MNLKVLLPTEIFINQPVTKIIAEAENGSFCLLPKHVDFVSALLPGILTYVDERQCEYFLGVGGGILTKTGSEVRVSTIYAVQGEDLGTLRQKVIKQFEIMNERERLARSAIAKLEADILRHFVKQGVSADG, encoded by the coding sequence ATGAATTTAAAAGTCCTATTGCCCACTGAAATATTTATTAATCAACCTGTCACTAAAATCATTGCGGAGGCGGAAAATGGTTCCTTCTGTCTCCTGCCAAAACACGTTGACTTCGTTTCTGCTTTGCTCCCGGGGATTTTGACTTATGTTGATGAACGGCAATGTGAATACTTTCTCGGTGTTGGTGGTGGGATTTTAACGAAAACGGGTTCAGAAGTGCGTGTCTCAACAATTTATGCTGTTCAGGGAGAAGACCTGGGAACGCTTCGTCAAAAAGTAATTAAACAATTTGAAATTATGAATGAACGCGAGCGACTGGCTCGTTCCGCCATTGCCAAACTGGAAGCAGATATTCTGAGGCACTTTGTGAAACAGGGAGTGAGTGCCGATGGATGA
- the hypD gene encoding hydrogenase formation protein HypD, giving the protein MKYLDEYRDPQTAQLLLDEIRRITTRHWTLMEVCGGQTHSLLRHGIAAELEGTVELIHGPGCPVCVTDQAAIDFACQLAHREEIVLASFGDMLRVPGSHGSLLDAQATGAHIQIVYSPSDAVELARKHPETEFVFFAVGFETTAPATALAVKQAARYQLENFSLIVSHVRVQPAMESLVQAPDNRVQAFLAAGHVCTVMGYESYESFVNQYQLPVVVTGFEPLDLLDGILACVKQLEANEAMLENRYARTVQAAGNRAAQDLVQEIYQVCDRAWRGFGVIPKGGLELRPEWQQFDALLRFNKPEIPVIKRDECQSFEVMTGQIKPPECPHFGKHCTPESPLGAPMVSSEGACAAYYRYGVTTTP; this is encoded by the coding sequence ATGAAATATCTTGACGAATACCGCGATCCCCAAACAGCACAACTTTTGTTAGATGAAATTCGCAGAATCACAACCCGTCATTGGACTTTGATGGAAGTCTGCGGCGGTCAGACACATAGTCTCCTCAGGCACGGTATCGCTGCAGAGTTGGAAGGAACCGTAGAACTGATTCATGGACCGGGTTGTCCCGTCTGTGTGACAGATCAGGCAGCTATCGATTTTGCCTGTCAACTAGCACATCGTGAGGAGATCGTTCTGGCCAGTTTTGGTGACATGTTGCGTGTGCCTGGTAGTCATGGATCACTACTGGATGCTCAGGCGACGGGAGCCCATATCCAAATTGTCTATTCTCCCTCGGATGCGGTAGAATTGGCGCGGAAGCATCCTGAAACAGAGTTTGTGTTCTTTGCTGTGGGATTTGAAACAACAGCGCCTGCAACTGCTTTGGCAGTCAAACAGGCGGCCCGTTATCAATTAGAGAATTTTAGTCTGATTGTTTCGCACGTGCGCGTGCAACCTGCGATGGAATCACTGGTACAAGCACCTGATAATCGCGTACAAGCATTTCTAGCAGCGGGACATGTTTGTACTGTCATGGGATATGAATCGTATGAATCATTTGTGAATCAATACCAACTGCCCGTTGTGGTAACTGGTTTCGAACCACTGGATTTACTGGATGGAATTCTGGCTTGTGTCAAACAACTTGAAGCAAACGAGGCAATGCTTGAGAATCGCTATGCGCGTACGGTACAAGCAGCCGGAAATCGGGCAGCGCAAGATCTGGTACAGGAAATCTATCAAGTTTGTGATCGGGCATGGCGTGGTTTTGGTGTCATACCTAAAGGAGGATTAGAACTGCGTCCCGAGTGGCAACAGTTTGATGCTCTATTGCGATTTAATAAACCAGAGATTCCAGTCATCAAACGTGATGAGTGCCAGAGTTTCGAAGTCATGACGGGCCAAATCAAGCCCCCCGAGTGTCCTCATTTCGGAAAGCATTGTACGCCTGAGTCACCTTTGGGAGCCCCTATGGTCTCGTCTGAAGGAGCGTGTGCCGCCTATTACCGTTATGGTGTCACAACCACTCCCTAA
- a CDS encoding F0F1 ATP synthase subunit A has translation MTMFPDEPIWQWEFIILNRTIIYTWVVMSILVCISWLVTRNLSSSTKISCGQNLLEVLVTGLRNQIREVSQQDPGSYLPFIGTLFLFIVVSNILAIVPGYYAPTSSLSTTAALATCVFIAVPIYGIANQGVKGYLKQYISPSVLMLPFNIIGELSRTLALAVRLYGNMMSGAVIAAILLGFVPLFVPVLMQAFGLLTGVIQAYIFSVLAMVYIASATQVSDDSIRNNKVPEINSEQSRNDEN, from the coding sequence ATGACCATGTTTCCTGACGAACCAATCTGGCAATGGGAATTTATCATTCTGAACCGGACAATTATTTATACATGGGTCGTCATGAGCATCCTGGTGTGCATCTCATGGCTCGTCACGCGTAATTTGTCTTCCAGTACGAAAATTTCGTGTGGGCAGAACTTATTGGAAGTACTGGTCACAGGACTACGAAACCAGATTCGAGAGGTCAGTCAACAGGATCCTGGTTCTTACCTGCCATTTATTGGCACACTGTTTTTGTTTATTGTCGTTTCCAATATATTGGCGATTGTTCCCGGTTATTATGCCCCTACCAGTTCACTCTCCACAACAGCGGCTCTGGCAACTTGTGTCTTTATTGCGGTCCCCATTTATGGAATTGCAAATCAAGGAGTCAAAGGATATCTCAAGCAATATATCAGTCCTTCCGTCCTCATGTTGCCTTTTAATATTATTGGAGAACTCTCTCGCACGCTGGCATTAGCAGTTCGCCTTTACGGTAATATGATGAGTGGTGCGGTGATTGCGGCGATCCTTTTGGGATTTGTGCCGCTATTTGTTCCGGTTTTAATGCAGGCGTTTGGATTACTGACGGGTGTCATTCAAGCTTATATATTTTCAGTTCTCGCCATGGTTTATATCGCATCGGCGACACAAGTGAGTGATGACTCAATTCGAAATAACAAAGTTCCTGAAATCAATTCGGAACAATCTCGTAATGATGAAAACTAA
- a CDS encoding F0F1 ATP synthase subunit C, translating to MDSNTMIAAVSIFTAGITIAIGSIGPALGEGRALAQALSAIAQQPDEASTITRTLFVGLAMVESTAIYCFVISMILIFANPFWNFFLQSNGG from the coding sequence ATGGACTCAAACACGATGATTGCAGCGGTGTCAATCTTTACTGCAGGTATTACGATCGCGATTGGCTCAATTGGCCCTGCTTTAGGTGAAGGACGAGCCTTGGCACAGGCATTGAGTGCCATTGCTCAACAACCAGATGAAGCAAGTACAATCACCCGCACGCTCTTTGTAGGGTTGGCGATGGTGGAATCGACGGCGATTTACTGTTTTGTAATTTCCATGATTCTGATTTTTGCCAATCCGTTCTGGAATTTCTTTCTGCAGTCGAATGGTGGTTAA
- a CDS encoding HypC/HybG/HupF family hydrogenase formation chaperone, which yields MCLGIPGKVVRWIEREGAFAQAEVEFEGIRRLVHMACVTEAELGDYVVVHAGIAISRINPIEAERIFETLSQWGEDEGWHTGLSQDREASQ from the coding sequence ATGTGCTTAGGAATTCCCGGTAAGGTCGTTCGCTGGATTGAACGAGAGGGGGCGTTTGCACAAGCGGAAGTGGAATTTGAAGGAATTCGACGCCTTGTCCATATGGCATGTGTCACTGAAGCGGAACTGGGGGATTATGTTGTTGTGCATGCCGGAATTGCCATCAGCCGCATCAATCCGATTGAGGCCGAGCGTATCTTTGAAACACTTTCCCAATGGGGTGAAGACGAAGGCTGGCACACGGGGTTGTCGCAAGATAGAGAGGCATCACAATGA
- the atpD gene encoding F0F1 ATP synthase subunit beta, translated as MTTQQKIQSNEFSLGTILSVRGSVIDACFPHQLPGVQSELRAGESHEIIIEVLTQLDSHTIRGIALTSTRGLSRGAPIHNTRHPLRVPVGRKLLGRMLNVFGQTIDSGEPIKSANWRSIHHESPALVERPPRSEIFKTGIKAIDLLSPLERGGKAGLFGGAGVGKTVLITELIHNVVGAHKGVSLFCGIGERSREAEELYREMKQAGVLENTVMVFGQMNEPPGARYRVGHAALTMAEYFRDDQRQDVLLLIDNIFRFIQAGTEVSGLMGELPSRVGYQPTLASDLAELEERICTTTNGSITSVQAVYVPADDFTDPSAVHTFAHLSTSVVLSRKRASAGLYPAIDLLNSSSKMLMPPIVGERHYQVAQSVRGTLANYEELKDIIAMLGLEELSREDQRIVNRARRLERFLTQPFFSTEQFTNYQGKFVSLEDTLHGCERILNDEFHDVPERSLYMIGVIEEAEKVAV; from the coding sequence GTGACAACACAACAGAAGATCCAGTCAAATGAATTCAGCCTGGGAACCATTCTGTCAGTTCGAGGAAGTGTGATCGATGCTTGCTTTCCACATCAATTACCAGGAGTTCAAAGTGAGTTGCGTGCAGGGGAATCTCATGAAATTATTATCGAAGTACTCACGCAACTAGACAGCCATACCATTCGCGGAATTGCTTTAACCTCGACACGTGGCCTGTCGCGCGGTGCTCCAATCCATAACACAAGGCATCCACTCAGAGTTCCTGTGGGACGAAAACTATTAGGACGTATGTTGAACGTCTTTGGTCAGACGATCGATTCAGGAGAACCGATTAAGAGTGCCAATTGGCGATCTATCCACCATGAATCACCGGCTTTAGTAGAACGTCCTCCACGGTCCGAGATCTTTAAAACTGGTATCAAAGCCATTGATCTTCTTTCTCCCCTCGAACGTGGGGGTAAAGCAGGTCTGTTTGGTGGGGCAGGGGTTGGAAAAACGGTATTGATCACGGAGTTAATTCATAATGTCGTCGGCGCCCATAAAGGTGTGAGCTTGTTCTGTGGAATTGGAGAACGTTCCCGTGAAGCCGAAGAATTGTATCGGGAGATGAAACAAGCGGGTGTGCTGGAAAACACGGTGATGGTCTTCGGTCAAATGAATGAACCACCGGGAGCTCGTTATCGTGTGGGGCATGCGGCGTTGACGATGGCAGAATATTTTCGCGATGATCAACGACAAGATGTTCTGCTGTTGATTGATAATATTTTTCGATTTATTCAGGCTGGGACCGAAGTCTCAGGACTCATGGGTGAACTCCCTTCGCGTGTCGGGTACCAACCCACGCTTGCTTCAGATTTAGCGGAACTGGAAGAACGGATCTGTACAACGACAAATGGATCAATCACCTCAGTCCAAGCTGTTTACGTACCCGCAGATGATTTCACCGATCCTTCTGCAGTTCACACGTTTGCTCATCTTTCGACCTCAGTTGTGCTGTCTCGCAAGCGGGCTTCTGCAGGTTTATATCCCGCGATTGATTTGTTAAATTCAAGTTCAAAAATGTTAATGCCTCCCATTGTCGGGGAACGACATTATCAGGTGGCACAGTCCGTGCGTGGGACTTTGGCAAACTATGAAGAACTTAAAGATATCATTGCCATGTTGGGGCTGGAAGAACTTTCGCGAGAGGATCAACGAATTGTGAATCGAGCCCGCCGACTGGAACGTTTTTTGACACAACCTTTTTTTAGTACTGAGCAATTCACTAATTATCAAGGAAAATTCGTATCCCTGGAAGATACCTTACACGGTTGTGAACGTATTTTAAATGATGAGTTTCATGATGTGCCGGAACGCTCTCTGTATATGATTGGCGTGATTGAAGAAGCGGAGAAGGTGGCGGTTTGA
- the hypE gene encoding hydrogenase expression/formation protein HypE: MSSNNNPASWQLNCSVSIPKNAEFVTLAHGEGGRLSRKLIQEHILASLNNEYLIALNDAAQLPKIEGPLALTTDSFVVSPLFFPGGDIGSLAVFGTVNDLTVSGAKPLWLTLSLILEEGFPLAILDRILESIARAAQETCIKIVAGDTKVVPRGAADGLFINTTGVGELITPIPSGPETLQVDDELIISGSIGRHGIAVLAAREELGLEPLPLSDCGSLLQSVERLQSGIGDQIRCMRDATRGGVAAVLHEWAEASELTLSIEERNVPVSPEVRGVCELLGLDPLHMANEGTMVIAVKPGAGAAAVEILKSIPETATAQQIGIVKSRGITPVTIRRTLGSEQPLDDPLGSPLPRIC, encoded by the coding sequence ATGTCAAGTAACAACAATCCAGCCTCCTGGCAGTTGAACTGCTCCGTTTCCATACCAAAGAACGCCGAATTTGTGACTCTGGCTCATGGTGAAGGAGGACGGCTCTCACGAAAACTGATTCAAGAGCATATTTTAGCTTCTCTGAATAATGAGTATCTCATCGCCCTCAATGATGCGGCTCAGCTCCCCAAAATCGAAGGACCATTGGCGTTAACGACAGACAGTTTTGTCGTCTCACCTCTGTTTTTTCCAGGAGGTGATATCGGCTCACTCGCGGTTTTTGGTACTGTCAATGACCTGACTGTCAGTGGCGCAAAACCTCTCTGGCTTACACTTTCCTTGATCCTAGAAGAGGGATTTCCGCTAGCGATTCTAGATCGTATTCTGGAAAGTATTGCTCGGGCTGCACAAGAAACGTGTATTAAGATTGTTGCCGGCGATACGAAGGTCGTTCCCCGCGGCGCCGCAGACGGACTATTTATTAATACGACTGGGGTGGGAGAACTCATCACGCCGATCCCATCCGGTCCGGAAACTTTGCAGGTAGATGACGAATTGATCATCAGCGGCTCAATTGGTCGACATGGAATTGCGGTATTGGCAGCACGCGAAGAACTCGGATTGGAACCGCTGCCTCTCAGTGATTGCGGTTCACTACTACAGTCCGTTGAACGATTACAAAGTGGAATCGGTGATCAAATACGTTGTATGCGAGATGCAACCCGAGGTGGAGTCGCCGCAGTTCTACATGAATGGGCTGAAGCCAGCGAATTGACCCTGAGTATTGAAGAACGAAATGTTCCCGTTTCACCGGAAGTTCGCGGAGTCTGTGAATTACTGGGGCTTGACCCACTCCATATGGCTAATGAAGGTACCATGGTCATCGCCGTCAAACCAGGGGCAGGCGCAGCTGCCGTTGAAATACTAAAGTCAATTCCAGAAACCGCTACGGCACAACAGATTGGTATTGTGAAATCCCGAGGTATCACCCCGGTCACAATTCGTCGCACACTTGGTTCGGAACAACCATTAGACGATCCATTGGGAAGTCCACTCCCGAGAATCTGTTAA
- a CDS encoding F0F1 ATP synthase subunit gamma codes for MQDFESLKRSIDSTRDLESVVRTMKTLAAVSIRQYEQAVDSLTDFSETVELGLKMVLWDSPLESRLRGLKADGATGIIIFGSDQGMCGQFNEQIGSHAWEHFLNNTDKGKYFAWMAIGSRISSKLLDLGANIDFTFSLPGSATGIAPLVIDILARIDHWRREKSLDRIYISYNRRVSASTYKPHMLQLLPIDPACIFHHKKRKWSSQTLPMFTMNRSVLLSRLIRQYLFVSLFRACAESLAGENASRIASMQAAERNIKERLVNLQSEYNQQRQTSITEELLDVVTGFEALKDS; via the coding sequence ATGCAAGACTTTGAATCATTAAAACGAAGTATTGATAGTACTAGAGATCTCGAATCAGTAGTTCGCACGATGAAGACACTTGCCGCAGTCAGTATACGTCAATACGAACAGGCTGTAGATTCACTGACAGACTTTTCAGAAACAGTTGAGCTGGGGCTCAAAATGGTGCTCTGGGATAGTCCATTGGAGTCGCGTTTGCGAGGGCTGAAAGCCGATGGTGCAACAGGTATCATTATTTTTGGGTCTGACCAGGGTATGTGCGGACAATTCAATGAGCAGATCGGTTCCCATGCATGGGAGCATTTTTTAAACAACACTGACAAAGGCAAGTACTTTGCCTGGATGGCTATAGGCTCACGGATTTCGAGTAAATTATTGGATTTGGGAGCGAATATCGATTTTACTTTTTCACTACCGGGGTCTGCTACAGGCATTGCACCACTGGTAATTGATATTCTGGCGCGTATTGATCATTGGCGGAGAGAGAAAAGCTTGGATCGTATTTATATTTCTTATAATCGGCGGGTATCTGCGTCAACATATAAGCCGCATATGTTGCAACTGTTGCCTATCGATCCAGCATGTATTTTTCACCATAAAAAGAGAAAATGGTCTTCGCAAACACTCCCCATGTTTACGATGAATCGCAGTGTATTATTATCACGGCTCATTCGACAGTATCTGTTTGTTTCATTATTTCGCGCGTGTGCTGAATCACTGGCAGGAGAAAACGCCAGTCGGATCGCTTCCATGCAGGCCGCAGAACGCAATATCAAAGAGCGACTCGTGAACCTGCAATCTGAATACAACCAACAAAGACAGACCTCCATCACAGAAGAATTGCTCGATGTCGTCACCGGGTTTGAAGCACTGAAAGATTCGTAA
- a CDS encoding CBS domain-containing protein — MNELKSSPHAKDFMTSYVEVVTPEMPLTQVVRILLKHHVSNAPVVEMRNEKKYLVGFVSEKDCLSALSKEIYFGNPSPQQSAKTIMTSHPICITPDTELFAIVSIFTSHHLRHLPVVQEGELLGIVSRCDILDAMEKYYSQLVHKSDHERELRDTSQIMNLRFTIDRS; from the coding sequence ATGAATGAACTAAAATCATCACCACATGCCAAGGATTTTATGACAAGTTACGTTGAAGTTGTCACTCCGGAGATGCCGCTTACTCAAGTGGTTCGAATTTTACTCAAACACCATGTTTCAAATGCACCTGTTGTAGAAATGCGTAACGAAAAAAAATATTTGGTGGGTTTCGTGTCTGAAAAAGACTGTTTGTCTGCCCTTTCCAAAGAAATCTATTTTGGAAATCCCAGCCCTCAACAGTCCGCTAAAACTATTATGACATCCCATCCCATCTGTATTACTCCTGACACAGAACTCTTCGCGATTGTTTCTATTTTTACAAGTCACCATCTACGCCATTTACCAGTTGTGCAGGAAGGGGAGCTACTCGGTATTGTCAGTCGATGTGATATTCTGGATGCAATGGAAAAGTATTACTCGCAACTGGTTCACAAGAGTGATCACGAACGAGAGTTACGTGATACTTCGCAGATCATGAACCTTAGATTTACAATTGATCGGAGTTGA
- a CDS encoding alternate F1F0 ATPase, F1 subunit alpha, which yields MDIDLSVRALLDETFNTFDDTLTQHNFKPRLIEIGEVTYVGRGNARVNGLPNVQSEELLQFPNHVLGLALNLDMDEVGVVLLDHSDQLTAGDEVRRTHRLLDIPVGESLIGRVIDPVGRPLDGHGPVSAADRRPYEREPASIINRAPVTVPLQTGFKVIDALIPIGRGQRELILGDRQTGKTAIAIDTIINQRNKNVVCIYCAIGQRNTAVAKVIDDLRKYDALEYTAVVVAESDAPPGLQFVAPYAATTLGEYFMDQGQDVLVVYDDLTSHARAYRELSLLLRRPPGREAFPGDIFYLHSRLLERSTHLCDSMGGGSLTALPIAETEAQNLSAYIPTNLISITDGQIYLSPQLFQKGILPAVDVGRSVSRVGGKTQLSAYRAVAGDLRLSYAQFEELEAFSRFSSRLDEETLTTLERGRRVREIFKQSQYQPLSVPQQISILLSMAAGVFDTTGIPLIRSAEQRVQNILVDEFPDVSEAILAGQKFSEEDQRETIQSAREIIQSLNQ from the coding sequence ATGGATATTGATCTGAGTGTCCGAGCACTTCTCGATGAGACATTTAATACATTTGATGACACGCTCACTCAACATAATTTCAAACCACGACTTATTGAAATTGGTGAAGTCACTTATGTAGGTCGGGGTAATGCGCGTGTCAACGGTTTACCCAACGTGCAATCGGAAGAACTCTTACAGTTTCCCAATCATGTACTCGGTCTGGCATTAAATCTGGATATGGATGAGGTAGGTGTCGTATTGCTAGACCATAGTGATCAACTTACTGCCGGCGATGAAGTAAGGCGGACACATCGTTTGCTCGATATTCCTGTCGGAGAATCATTAATAGGTCGCGTCATTGATCCGGTGGGGCGCCCCCTTGATGGGCATGGTCCTGTTTCGGCTGCAGATCGCAGACCTTACGAACGAGAACCAGCATCGATTATCAACCGTGCACCGGTCACCGTTCCATTGCAAACAGGTTTCAAAGTGATTGACGCTTTGATTCCTATTGGGCGAGGACAACGCGAACTGATTCTCGGCGATCGACAAACCGGAAAAACGGCCATTGCAATCGATACGATTATCAACCAGCGAAATAAAAACGTTGTATGTATTTACTGTGCCATCGGCCAACGCAATACAGCCGTTGCGAAAGTGATTGACGATTTACGAAAATATGATGCACTCGAATATACGGCTGTTGTTGTAGCTGAAAGTGATGCGCCACCGGGACTACAGTTTGTCGCACCTTATGCCGCCACAACACTGGGTGAATACTTTATGGATCAGGGGCAAGATGTACTTGTCGTTTATGATGACCTGACTTCGCACGCGCGCGCGTATCGCGAATTATCTCTTTTATTAAGACGTCCTCCCGGACGAGAAGCATTTCCGGGTGATATTTTCTATTTGCATTCCCGTTTGCTGGAACGATCAACACATTTGTGTGACTCAATGGGAGGAGGTTCTTTAACCGCCTTGCCGATTGCTGAAACCGAAGCCCAAAATCTGTCTGCCTACATTCCAACAAACCTGATCTCAATTACCGACGGTCAAATTTATCTTTCTCCGCAGTTATTTCAAAAAGGAATTCTCCCGGCTGTCGATGTCGGGCGGTCAGTCTCGCGTGTGGGAGGCAAAACACAATTATCCGCTTATCGAGCGGTCGCCGGTGACTTGCGGTTGTCTTATGCCCAGTTTGAAGAACTGGAAGCATTTTCTCGTTTCAGCAGTCGCTTAGATGAAGAAACCCTTACGACGCTCGAACGTGGTCGACGTGTTCGGGAAATATTCAAGCAGTCACAATATCAACCACTTTCCGTTCCTCAGCAAATTTCTATTTTACTGTCAATGGCGGCAGGAGTCTTTGATACAACAGGGATACCTCTGATTCGGAGCGCAGAGCAGAGGGTACAAAACATACTTGTCGATGAATTTCCCGATGTGAGTGAGGCGATACTGGCGGGGCAAAAATTTTCTGAAGAGGATCAAAGAGAGACGATTCAATCAGCGCGTGAAATTATTCAGTCTCTTAACCAATAA
- a CDS encoding ATP synthase subunit I: MDLSLVLQLLVSLGTGLLLGALFFGGLWLTVKKLPKVSQPWLLFLLSGLSRTALTLCGFWFIGIWLSPDHQWQRIMICLLGFMMMRYFFTRYMNLANASLSRESHQ; the protein is encoded by the coding sequence ATGGACCTCAGTTTGGTTTTACAGCTTCTTGTTAGCTTGGGAACCGGGTTACTGTTGGGAGCATTATTCTTCGGCGGACTTTGGCTCACTGTAAAAAAACTCCCCAAAGTGAGTCAACCCTGGTTGTTGTTTTTACTGAGTGGCTTAAGCAGAACGGCACTGACACTCTGTGGATTCTGGTTTATCGGAATCTGGTTGTCACCAGACCATCAATGGCAGCGGATTATGATCTGTCTGTTAGGCTTTATGATGATGCGGTATTTTTTCACACGTTATATGAATCTAGCTAATGCATCTCTGTCGCGGGAATCTCATCAATGA
- a CDS encoding F0F1 ATP synthase subunit delta, protein MSIDWFTFIAQILNFLVLVWLLTHFLYKPIINAMSEREKQMAMEHEKTLTAQQQAESEAENYQLKTEELAHAKDDLLADAGKEIQHWKEEHLNQARAEVDQAKTEWYRTLSRERHSFIREARLLISNHIQKMSRRILTELANVDIQQQTIDIFLKEIEKIDTQQKQRIISLLDSTKHRVLVESAFALGKTDLEKVRTFLHQFLGEELAIEFREKSELICGMELHVAGYKVAWSIQESLEELEEEFVRSLNEEMTLESETDMPTTA, encoded by the coding sequence ATGTCCATTGATTGGTTTACATTTATTGCCCAAATCTTAAATTTTCTTGTTCTTGTCTGGTTGTTAACCCATTTCCTGTATAAGCCAATCATTAATGCGATGAGCGAACGGGAAAAACAGATGGCAATGGAACACGAGAAAACTCTTACGGCGCAACAGCAGGCGGAATCTGAGGCAGAGAATTATCAACTGAAAACAGAAGAACTTGCACATGCTAAGGACGATTTACTGGCCGATGCAGGGAAAGAGATACAGCATTGGAAAGAAGAACATCTTAACCAGGCTCGGGCAGAAGTGGATCAAGCAAAGACAGAGTGGTATCGGACGCTTAGCAGAGAAAGGCATTCTTTTATTCGTGAGGCTCGCCTGCTGATCTCAAACCATATTCAAAAGATGAGCCGTCGAATTTTAACAGAATTAGCGAATGTCGATATTCAACAGCAGACGATTGATATCTTCCTAAAAGAGATTGAGAAGATTGACACACAGCAAAAACAGAGAATTATCTCACTGCTTGATTCGACAAAACATCGTGTATTGGTAGAAAGTGCTTTTGCACTTGGCAAAACGGACCTGGAAAAAGTCAGGACGTTCTTGCATCAATTCCTGGGGGAAGAACTCGCGATCGAATTTCGAGAGAAATCTGAATTAATTTGTGGAATGGAATTGCATGTAGCTGGATACAAAGTCGCTTGGAGCATTCAGGAGTCACTCGAAGAATTAGAAGAGGAGTTTGTAAGATCGCTGAATGAAGAAATGACATTGGAATCAGAAACTGATATGCCAACCACGGCATGA